ACCGGACTGGGCCTGTTCATCTCCACCGCGGTGGGATTCCTCGGCCTGATCGACGGCACCGTGCTGCACGCCTTCACCTACCACGGGCACCTGCCGGTCTTCGGCGATTTCCACATGAGTACGCCGATCCTCTTCGACTTCGGCGTGTACCTCCTGGTCCTCGGCGTCGTCCTGGACATCGTCCGGGCCCTCGGCGCCAAGATCGACCGGCAGATCGAACGGGCCGCCGGCGCCCTCGCCGCCTCCAACAGCACGACGGCGGAAGGGAACCCCCGATGACCGTCAGCGCCTCACTCCTCCTCACGGCCGTGGTGCTCTGCGCCGTGGGCGCCATCCTCATGCTGACCCGGCCGCTGACCCGCATCCTGCTCGGCGCCGTCATCATGAGCAACGGCGTCAACCTGCTGATCCTCGCCTCGACCGGCACGGCGGGCGCCGCCCCCCTCCTCTACGGGGTCGACCTGCGCCGGGTCACCGACCCGCTGCCGCAGGCCATCGCGCTGACCGCCATCGTCATCACCCTCGGCACCACCGCCTTCCTCCTGGCCATGGCCTACCGCAGCCACCAGATCACCGGCACCGACGAGGTGCACGACGACCTGGAGGACCGGCGCATCGTGCTCCGCGCCGAAGTGCTCTCGGAACGCGCCCAGCTGCGGGAGGAGTTCCGCTCCGGCGCCGAGCCGACGCCGGACGAGCGCGAACGCTACCGGGAGGAGCGCCGCAGACTCCGCGACCGGCTGCGCGCCGACCGGGCCCGCCAGGCCCGCGGCCGTGACGCCTCCGGCGACCTCTGGAACGACGTCATCGGCGCCGACCCCGAGGACTACGAACGCGACGGCGACGCCAAGACCGACGACCGCTACCCCCGAGACGGAAGAGGAGCCACCGGATGAACGCGCTCGTCCCGCTGCCGGTACTCCTGCCGCTCTGCGCCACCGGACTCAGCCTCACCTTCGGCACCCGGATGCAGCGCTTCCAGCGCTTCATCAGCGTCGCCGTACTCACCGCCGTCCTGGCGCTGTCGATCATCCTGATGATCGCCGCCGACCGGCAGGGCCCGCTCTCCGTCCACCTCGGCGACTTCGCCCCGCCGCTCGGCATCACCCTGGTCGCCGACCGCCTCTCCGGGCTGATGCTCACCGTCTCCTCGGCCGTCACCCTCTGCGTGCTGATCTACTCCCTCGGGCAGGGCATGACGGACCGGGACAAGG
This DNA window, taken from Streptomyces griseus subsp. griseus, encodes the following:
- a CDS encoding Na(+)/H(+) antiporter subunit C, encoding MTVSASLLLTAVVLCAVGAILMLTRPLTRILLGAVIMSNGVNLLILASTGTAGAAPLLYGVDLRRVTDPLPQAIALTAIVITLGTTAFLLAMAYRSHQITGTDEVHDDLEDRRIVLRAEVLSERAQLREEFRSGAEPTPDERERYREERRRLRDRLRADRARQARGRDASGDLWNDVIGADPEDYERDGDAKTDDRYPRDGRGATG